The Candidatus Koribacter versatilis Ellin345 genome has a segment encoding these proteins:
- a CDS encoding class I SAM-dependent methyltransferase — protein MRTTDPEVSDVILDIDPQTMTRRPVSKQAAIAAFLASGNHSAARVVQRIPERDGALDPDYVDRLLVRVHTEMQWLAEEFQHGRRLRELIGPMLRVLRERRPPPYRVVDVGCGTGFAIRWLAARGDFGPDVELIGADFNPELIAEARRLASAENLPCRFVLADAFRLPEPGHIFVTTGVVHHFRGDALRSFFAQHEQPESQAFFHFDFQPGPLAPIGSRFWHWLRMRTALARHDGVLSAVRAYTASELTSAARAGTSNFLIGMYGQKIWSTPLPRVFHTLVGFRPELREPFLHALGVRAGRMGELR, from the coding sequence ATGCGGACCACCGATCCGGAAGTCTCGGACGTCATTCTCGACATAGATCCGCAGACGATGACACGCCGTCCTGTATCGAAGCAGGCCGCTATCGCTGCTTTCCTCGCGTCGGGAAACCACTCGGCGGCGCGTGTTGTGCAACGGATCCCCGAGCGCGATGGCGCGTTGGATCCCGACTATGTGGACAGACTTCTCGTCCGTGTCCACACCGAGATGCAGTGGCTCGCCGAAGAGTTTCAGCACGGGCGTCGCTTGCGGGAGTTGATCGGGCCAATGCTGCGCGTGTTGCGCGAGCGCCGTCCGCCTCCCTATCGCGTTGTCGATGTCGGCTGCGGCACGGGCTTCGCGATCCGATGGCTTGCCGCGCGTGGTGACTTCGGCCCGGATGTCGAACTCATTGGCGCCGATTTCAACCCAGAGCTAATCGCGGAAGCCCGAAGGCTCGCGTCAGCCGAAAATCTACCCTGCCGCTTCGTGCTCGCAGACGCATTTCGTCTCCCCGAACCCGGGCACATTTTTGTTACCACCGGCGTGGTGCATCACTTCCGCGGCGACGCGCTCCGCTCCTTCTTCGCGCAGCATGAGCAGCCGGAGTCACAGGCTTTCTTTCACTTCGACTTCCAACCCGGTCCGCTTGCGCCGATCGGCTCGCGCTTCTGGCACTGGCTCCGTATGCGCACCGCGCTAGCTAGACACGATGGCGTGCTCTCCGCCGTTCGCGCGTATACCGCAAGTGAGCTGACCTCTGCCGCGCGGGCGGGCACGTCGAACTTTCTCATTGGAATGTATGGCCAGAAGATCTGGTCGACGCCGCTGCCGCGCGTCTTTCACACCCTTGTCGGCTTTCGACCCGAGTTGCGCGAGCCATTTCTGCATGCGCTCGGCGTGCGAGCCGGGCGCATGGGGGAGCTGCGGTGA